Proteins encoded within one genomic window of Streptomyces profundus:
- a CDS encoding DUF6232 family protein, whose translation MEVRIANGMFWIGGEMFPVHTIASVVQRFAPSRKGTGMAEFLTYLLGGVLVSAVAGGAAGPSGVVLGAPLVAFGFWRYHQTSADPDMFCLQLTTWTNRKYFVWSADPGYIEWLVQEIAAATAQGPGASPVYHIENWVQGNVINQRGDGSDGPPANGAQEGPRA comes from the coding sequence ATGGAAGTCCGCATCGCGAACGGCATGTTCTGGATCGGCGGCGAGATGTTCCCGGTGCACACCATCGCATCGGTGGTGCAGCGGTTCGCGCCCTCCCGGAAGGGCACGGGCATGGCCGAGTTCCTCACCTATCTGCTGGGCGGCGTGCTCGTCAGCGCGGTCGCCGGGGGCGCCGCCGGCCCCTCGGGCGTGGTGCTGGGGGCGCCCCTCGTCGCGTTCGGCTTCTGGCGATACCACCAGACCAGCGCGGATCCGGACATGTTCTGCCTCCAGTTGACCACCTGGACCAACCGGAAGTACTTCGTGTGGAGCGCGGACCCGGGCTATATCGAGTGGCTGGTCCAGGAGATCGCGGCGGCCACGGCCCAGGGCCCCGGCGCCTCGCCGGTGTACCACATCGAGAACTGGGTGCAGGGCAACGTCATCAACCAGCGGGGCGACGGGAGCGACGGCCCGCCGGCGAACGGGGCTCAGGAGGGCCCCCGGGCCTGA
- a CDS encoding carboxymuconolactone decarboxylase family protein — MEPRMNLFANPLGAAIGKRIYATNTAIKESSLPEPVQELVQLRASQINGCGFCVDIHTKNAEAADETSNRLNLVAAWRHTTVFTAAERAALALTEEATRIADAAPGVSDATWDAVRAHYDDDQAVALVSLIAMINAANRLSVILNYQGGSYEPGKLAAIAG, encoded by the coding sequence ATGGAACCCCGGATGAACCTGTTCGCCAACCCGCTCGGTGCCGCCATCGGCAAGCGGATCTACGCCACCAACACGGCGATCAAGGAGTCGTCGCTGCCCGAACCCGTCCAGGAGCTGGTGCAGTTGCGGGCCAGCCAGATCAACGGCTGCGGTTTCTGCGTCGATATCCACACCAAGAACGCCGAGGCGGCGGACGAGACGTCGAACCGGCTCAACCTGGTCGCCGCCTGGCGGCACACGACGGTGTTCACGGCCGCCGAGCGGGCCGCGCTGGCGCTCACCGAGGAGGCGACCCGCATCGCGGACGCCGCCCCTGGGGTGTCGGACGCGACCTGGGACGCGGTGCGCGCGCACTACGACGACGACCAGGCCGTCGCCCTGGTGTCGCTGATCGCCATGATCAACGCGGCCAACCGGCTCAGCGTCATCCTGAACTACCAGGGCGGCTCCTACGAGCCGGGCAAGCTGGCCGCCATCGCCGGCTGA
- a CDS encoding nuclear transport factor 2 family protein, with protein MKAVVQQYLATWNATGDERATLLSEHWSPKATYTDPLAEVSGHEGITAVVDGVQAQFPGFVFTQVGEVDAHHRQVRFRWGLGPEGAEPLVIGFDVLVLDESGRIQDVHGFLDKVPA; from the coding sequence ATGAAAGCTGTCGTTCAGCAGTACCTGGCCACCTGGAACGCGACCGGCGACGAGCGGGCGACGTTGCTCTCCGAGCACTGGTCGCCCAAGGCGACCTACACCGATCCGCTGGCCGAGGTCTCTGGCCACGAGGGGATCACGGCGGTCGTCGACGGCGTCCAGGCGCAGTTCCCCGGGTTCGTGTTCACCCAGGTCGGTGAGGTCGACGCCCACCATCGCCAGGTGCGTTTCCGCTGGGGCCTGGGCCCGGAGGGAGCCGAGCCGCTGGTGATCGGATTCGACGTCCTGGTGCTGGACGAGTCGGGCCGGATCCAGGACGTACACGGCTTCCTGGACAAGGTGCCGGCGTGA
- a CDS encoding RNA polymerase sigma-70 factor, which translates to MNEHGEGTAGEGRWDPATEAFVTHRNLLFTVAYEILGSATDAEDVLQETWLRWAGVDLETVRDQRAYLVRIATRQALTRLRALRRRRESYVGPWLPEPLLTAPDVAEHVELAENVSMAMLLVLETLAPTERAVFVLREVFAVEYDEIADAVEKTPAAVRQIAHRARRHVAARRPRGGAVSPAETREALAAFQRAIATGDPRRLLDLIAPDVVLLTDGGGAVRAALAPIVGADRVARVLVGLDPALSVGPTDINGSPGLLLRADDRIDTALAVHLANGLITSLYAIRNPTKLHHLHGAVPWPGRLGGAPGRGPGAGADGP; encoded by the coding sequence ATGAACGAACACGGAGAGGGGACGGCGGGCGAGGGCCGTTGGGACCCGGCGACCGAGGCGTTCGTGACCCACCGCAACCTGCTGTTCACCGTCGCCTACGAGATCCTCGGCTCCGCCACCGACGCCGAGGACGTCCTTCAGGAGACCTGGCTCCGCTGGGCGGGCGTCGACCTCGAAACGGTCCGTGACCAGCGCGCCTACCTGGTCCGGATCGCCACGCGCCAGGCGCTGACCCGGCTGCGCGCGCTGCGCCGGCGCAGGGAGTCCTATGTCGGGCCCTGGCTCCCCGAACCCCTGCTGACCGCGCCCGACGTCGCCGAACACGTCGAACTCGCCGAGAACGTCTCGATGGCGATGCTGCTGGTGCTGGAGACACTGGCGCCGACCGAGCGGGCGGTATTCGTCCTGCGCGAGGTGTTCGCGGTGGAGTACGACGAGATCGCCGACGCCGTCGAGAAGACCCCGGCGGCCGTGCGCCAGATCGCGCACCGCGCGCGGCGCCATGTCGCGGCGCGCCGGCCGCGCGGCGGCGCCGTCTCCCCGGCCGAGACGCGCGAGGCGCTGGCGGCGTTCCAACGGGCGATCGCGACGGGCGACCCACGGCGCCTCCTCGACCTGATCGCACCCGACGTCGTCCTGCTCACGGACGGCGGCGGGGCGGTGCGCGCGGCGCTCGCGCCCATCGTGGGCGCCGACCGGGTGGCGCGGGTCCTGGTCGGACTCGACCCCGCACTGTCGGTCGGCCCGACCGACATCAACGGCTCCCCCGGCCTGCTCCTCCGCGCCGACGACAGGATCGACACGGCCCTCGCGGTCCACCTGGCCAACGGCCTGATCACGAGCCTCTACGCCATCCGCAACCCCACCAAACTCCACCACCTACACGGTGCGGTGCCCTGGCCGGGCCGGCTCGGCGGGGCCCCCGGCCGGGGGCCGGGGGCGGGGGCCGATGGGCCCTGA
- a CDS encoding maleylpyruvate isomerase N-terminal domain-containing protein has product MSLCHPYLDAAEAATALLAAPEVAAAWEGPSVLAEMTVHGLAGHLAHQVFSVDRAVRSTAGAGHRPVPVLEHYARAAWVDAPVDSEVNAGIRANGERVAAEGAAELVARLRSALAEQRVALASPRGEEPVELPWGDWTLNLDDFLLTRMVELAVHMDDLAVSVGVETPALPPAAFDPVAALLAGLAARRHGQPALLRALTRAERAPSAINAF; this is encoded by the coding sequence ATGAGTCTGTGCCACCCGTATCTCGACGCCGCCGAAGCGGCCACAGCCCTGTTGGCGGCGCCTGAGGTGGCCGCCGCGTGGGAAGGTCCCAGCGTGCTGGCGGAGATGACCGTGCACGGCCTGGCCGGGCATCTGGCCCACCAGGTGTTCAGCGTGGACCGGGCCGTCCGGTCCACCGCCGGGGCCGGGCACCGGCCGGTGCCCGTGCTGGAGCACTACGCCCGCGCCGCTTGGGTCGACGCGCCCGTCGACAGCGAGGTGAACGCGGGCATCAGGGCCAACGGGGAGCGGGTGGCCGCCGAGGGCGCGGCGGAGCTGGTGGCGCGCCTGCGGTCGGCGCTCGCCGAGCAGCGCGTCGCGCTGGCGTCGCCGCGCGGCGAGGAGCCCGTCGAACTGCCCTGGGGCGACTGGACGTTGAACCTCGACGACTTCTTGCTGACCCGGATGGTGGAACTGGCCGTGCATATGGACGACTTGGCGGTCAGCGTGGGCGTGGAGACGCCCGCTCTGCCGCCCGCCGCGTTCGACCCGGTGGCCGCCCTGCTCGCCGGCCTCGCCGCCCGCCGCCACGGCCAGCCCGCCCTCCTGCGCGCCCTGACCCGCGCGGAGCGAGCACCGTCGGCGATCAACGCCTTCTGA
- a CDS encoding glycosyltransferase family 2 protein: MRHPRLGVAILTMGTRPVELADLLASVASQETPATRVVVVGNGAPLPPLPDGVTGVELPENVGISGGRNVALARLREFGDVDVVVDLDDDGLLISPDVFTGLTELYAADDQLGIVSFRIADERGRTQRRHVPRLRAGDAMRGGPVTTFLGGGHGLSMRMLDQTGGWPDAFFYAHEETDLAWRALDAGWRVRYEPELVLQHPWTSPTRHAVFHRMVARNRVWLAKRRLPAVLVPVYLGNWAAMTLARTRSLTGLRAWFGGFVEGLRTPCPPRRPMRWSTVWRMTRLGRPPVI, encoded by the coding sequence GTGCGTCATCCCCGCCTTGGCGTCGCCATCCTGACCATGGGCACCCGGCCCGTCGAGTTGGCCGATCTTCTCGCCTCCGTCGCCTCGCAGGAGACGCCCGCCACGCGGGTGGTCGTCGTCGGCAACGGCGCGCCGCTGCCGCCGCTGCCCGACGGGGTGACCGGCGTCGAGCTGCCGGAGAACGTGGGCATCTCCGGCGGGCGGAACGTCGCGCTCGCCCGGCTGCGGGAGTTCGGGGACGTCGACGTGGTGGTGGACCTCGACGACGACGGCCTGCTGATCAGCCCCGATGTCTTCACCGGGCTCACCGAACTGTACGCGGCAGACGATCAACTGGGCATCGTCAGCTTCCGCATCGCCGACGAGCGGGGCCGCACCCAACGCCGGCACGTTCCCCGGCTGCGGGCGGGCGACGCGATGCGCGGGGGGCCAGTGACCACGTTCCTCGGTGGCGGGCACGGCCTGTCCATGCGGATGCTGGACCAGACCGGCGGCTGGCCGGACGCCTTCTTCTACGCGCACGAGGAGACCGACCTGGCGTGGCGGGCGTTGGACGCCGGCTGGCGGGTGCGCTACGAACCGGAGTTGGTGCTCCAGCATCCGTGGACGTCGCCCACCCGGCACGCCGTCTTCCATCGCATGGTCGCCCGCAACCGCGTCTGGCTCGCCAAGCGGCGCCTGCCCGCCGTCCTCGTCCCCGTCTATCTGGGCAACTGGGCCGCGATGACGCTGGCGCGCACCCGGTCGCTGACGGGGCTGCGGGCCTGGTTCGGCGGGTTCGTGGAAGGGCTGCGCACCCCCTGCCCGCCGCGCCGGCCGATGCGGTGGTCGACGGTGTGGCGCATGACCCGCCTGGGCCGGCCGCCCGTCATCTGA
- a CDS encoding LysR family transcriptional regulator: MALVTDRDLSPGELRVLVAVERERGFSAAARELGLTQSAVSHAMRGIERKLGVVLFERGRGGARPTPAGERAVAHARRVLRLLDVLAREARGAETGAVSGPLRIAAFRSAALHLLPPALRLLAARHGEIEPRVRVVRDIGAGTPGEVAAGRADIAIATIGDRSPVPDGMVGGTLLREPYAMVSPAGHPDPRALPLVDWAENCSSYTRDWWDTQDWLPAPTVETEDDGGVLTLVRNGDGMAIMPALSLRDLPEGVQVTDLGPSRPSRAIGHVTTPELAASQAVRALIRALRDTTGPLSG; this comes from the coding sequence ATGGCGCTGGTGACCGACCGGGATCTGAGTCCGGGCGAGCTGCGGGTGCTGGTCGCCGTGGAGCGGGAGCGCGGATTCTCCGCCGCCGCCCGGGAGTTGGGGCTCACCCAGTCCGCCGTCTCGCACGCGATGCGCGGCATCGAACGGAAGCTCGGCGTGGTGCTCTTCGAGCGCGGGCGCGGGGGCGCGCGCCCCACCCCGGCCGGGGAGCGCGCGGTGGCCCACGCGCGCCGGGTGCTGCGCCTGCTCGATGTGCTGGCGCGGGAGGCGCGCGGCGCCGAGACGGGCGCCGTCTCGGGCCCGCTGCGGATCGCCGCGTTCCGCAGCGCCGCGCTGCATCTGCTGCCGCCCGCGCTCCGGCTGCTCGCCGCCCGCCACGGCGAGATCGAGCCACGGGTGCGGGTGGTGCGCGACATCGGCGCCGGCACCCCCGGCGAGGTCGCGGCCGGCCGCGCCGATATCGCCATCGCCACCATCGGGGACCGTTCCCCCGTTCCCGACGGCATGGTCGGCGGCACCCTGCTGCGGGAGCCCTACGCCATGGTCTCGCCCGCCGGCCATCCCGACCCGCGCGCGCTGCCGCTGGTCGACTGGGCGGAGAACTGCTCCTCCTACACCAGGGACTGGTGGGACACGCAGGACTGGCTGCCCGCGCCCACCGTCGAGACGGAGGACGACGGCGGGGTGTTGACGCTGGTCAGGAACGGCGACGGGATGGCCATCATGCCGGCCCTCTCGCTGCGCGACCTGCCCGAAGGCGTCCAGGTCACCGACCTCGGCCCGAGCCGCCCCAGCCGGGCCATCGGCCATGTGACGACCCCCGAACTCGCCGCGTCCCAGGCCGTCCGCGCCCTGATCCGCGCGCTGCGCGACACGACGGGGCCGCTCAGCGGGTGA
- a CDS encoding lanthionine synthetase LanC family protein: MSPTAPPSAPPGSVAELVRRAARAAGRRVRISRWLYVTRPVTPETPALPEHGWKLHVAARPSTLRETVERALPLLLRADCDFKTVPDEAGLAELNSPSNDSPGAVGKALTVYPPQEPAALRALADALADALTGMTGPVIRSDRRVRGDAPVHYRYGPFRARYRFDGDGQPELVMVGPDGRWQRGAAGPEFDAPPWASDPFAEEARPAAVNGPLLGGRYAVTSGIRRAARGDVYRAVDTETGRLVVVKEALAWVGERPEGYDVRGQLRNERRVLHALDGLPDVPRFVDHFRHGEDEFLVVEDLGGETLGEVVADGGLFVDPADSGPPLAARADGRTLTWLAGALLALLDRVHAAGVVVRDLAPKNVLVGADGRPRLVDFDIAAHAGVQCPGHTPGYAPPDQWRNPPASPEDDYHALGATLFHAATGLQPIVLADGEGPDVRATLACLGAVHPALADGSATGVLALVPRLLSARPDERASAAAQLRTGPPHVTGPPHVTGPPPGAGAPPATTATDDDASTARLRARLRAGLRRFADLPVDPEAAPAAPGVYRGTAGVALALWREADRDARRSALGLARRVARPGPAGAPPPGLAGGGVGTAVVLATIAGAPAAEGVADELLDAVGWLAPPDPGALPPGAEVVADHTHGLAGIGAGHLRLAELTGDPRHLEVADACLRRLLTGDHGHAEPPPDADRPGSGASVVHGFAHGTAGLLDFALAARAALGRRPRLDLALDEWWEQLAARTVRSIADTRGPLVRPLAGSWCQGLAGMGGALSRAGRALDRPESTELALAAGEAALGLAPRMASVGRCCGLAGLGTFLLDLAQDTDRPARWRSAARHIAALLHPRATPGADPSWAHGDAGLLTFLRRLGPPPTEPGLPASGRMMGAREEEPS; encoded by the coding sequence ATGTCCCCCACCGCCCCGCCCTCCGCTCCCCCGGGGTCCGTCGCCGAGCTGGTGCGCCGGGCCGCGCGGGCGGCCGGGCGCCGGGTCCGGATCAGCCGTTGGCTCTATGTCACCCGCCCCGTGACGCCCGAGACGCCCGCGCTCCCCGAGCACGGCTGGAAGCTGCACGTCGCCGCCCGCCCCAGCACGCTGCGCGAGACGGTCGAGCGCGCCCTGCCGCTGCTGCTGCGCGCCGACTGCGACTTCAAGACCGTGCCGGACGAGGCGGGTCTCGCCGAGCTGAACTCCCCGTCGAACGACAGCCCCGGCGCCGTGGGGAAGGCGCTGACCGTCTACCCGCCGCAGGAGCCGGCCGCGCTGCGGGCGCTCGCCGACGCGCTCGCGGACGCGCTGACGGGGATGACGGGCCCGGTGATCCGCAGCGATCGCCGGGTGCGCGGCGACGCACCGGTCCACTACCGCTATGGCCCGTTCCGCGCCCGCTACCGTTTCGACGGCGACGGGCAGCCGGAGCTGGTCATGGTCGGGCCCGACGGGCGGTGGCAACGGGGAGCCGCGGGCCCTGAGTTCGACGCCCCGCCCTGGGCGAGCGACCCGTTCGCCGAGGAGGCCCGGCCCGCCGCCGTCAACGGGCCGCTGCTCGGCGGCCGTTACGCGGTGACGTCCGGCATCCGCCGCGCCGCGCGGGGCGACGTCTACCGCGCCGTGGACACGGAGACCGGCCGACTCGTCGTCGTCAAAGAGGCGTTGGCCTGGGTCGGTGAACGGCCCGAGGGGTATGACGTGCGGGGCCAGCTGCGGAACGAGCGGCGGGTGCTGCACGCCCTCGACGGGCTGCCGGACGTGCCCCGGTTCGTCGACCACTTCCGGCATGGCGAGGACGAGTTCCTCGTCGTCGAGGATCTCGGCGGCGAGACGCTGGGCGAAGTGGTGGCGGACGGGGGCCTGTTCGTCGATCCGGCGGACAGCGGGCCGCCGCTGGCGGCGCGCGCGGACGGGCGCACGCTCACCTGGCTCGCCGGCGCGCTGCTCGCGCTGCTGGACCGGGTGCACGCGGCCGGTGTGGTGGTCCGCGATCTGGCGCCGAAGAACGTGCTGGTCGGTGCGGACGGGCGGCCCCGGCTGGTCGACTTCGACATCGCGGCGCACGCCGGCGTGCAGTGCCCTGGCCACACTCCGGGGTACGCGCCGCCCGACCAGTGGCGGAACCCGCCGGCCAGCCCCGAGGACGACTACCACGCCCTGGGCGCGACCCTCTTCCACGCCGCGACCGGCCTCCAGCCGATCGTCCTGGCGGACGGCGAAGGCCCCGACGTGCGGGCGACGTTGGCGTGCCTGGGCGCCGTGCACCCGGCCCTGGCGGACGGTTCCGCGACCGGCGTCCTGGCCCTGGTGCCCCGGCTGTTGTCGGCCCGTCCCGACGAACGGGCGTCCGCCGCCGCCCAGTTGCGCACGGGTCCGCCACACGTCACCGGCCCGCCGCACGTCACCGGCCCGCCGCCCGGCGCGGGAGCGCCACCCGCGACCACCGCGACCGACGACGACGCGTCGACGGCCAGGCTCCGCGCCCGGCTCCGCGCCGGCCTCCGCCGTTTCGCCGACCTGCCGGTGGACCCCGAGGCGGCGCCGGCCGCCCCCGGCGTCTACCGGGGAACGGCCGGCGTGGCGTTGGCGCTGTGGCGGGAGGCGGACCGGGACGCCCGCCGGAGCGCGCTCGGCCTCGCCCGGCGCGTGGCCCGCCCGGGCCCGGCCGGCGCGCCCCCGCCCGGGCTCGCGGGTGGCGGCGTCGGCACCGCCGTCGTCCTCGCCACCATCGCCGGCGCGCCAGCGGCCGAAGGCGTGGCCGACGAACTCCTGGACGCCGTCGGCTGGTTGGCGCCGCCGGACCCGGGCGCGCTGCCGCCGGGCGCCGAGGTGGTCGCCGACCACACGCACGGCCTCGCCGGCATCGGCGCCGGCCATCTGCGGCTCGCCGAACTCACCGGCGACCCGCGCCATCTGGAGGTGGCGGACGCCTGCCTGCGCCGCCTGCTCACCGGCGACCACGGCCACGCGGAGCCACCGCCCGACGCCGACCGGCCGGGGAGCGGGGCCAGCGTCGTGCACGGCTTCGCCCACGGCACCGCGGGCCTGCTCGACTTCGCGCTCGCCGCCCGCGCGGCGCTCGGCCGGCGGCCCCGCCTCGACCTGGCCCTGGACGAGTGGTGGGAGCAACTCGCCGCGCGAACCGTGCGGTCGATCGCCGATACGCGCGGCCCGCTGGTCCGCCCGCTGGCGGGCTCCTGGTGCCAGGGGCTCGCCGGAATGGGCGGCGCGCTGTCGCGCGCCGGGCGCGCGTTGGACCGGCCGGAGTCAACCGAGCTGGCCCTGGCGGCCGGCGAGGCGGCGCTCGGCCTGGCCCCCCGGATGGCCTCGGTCGGCCGGTGCTGCGGCCTGGCCGGCCTCGGCACGTTCCTTCTCGACCTGGCCCAGGACACCGACCGCCCCGCCCGATGGCGGTCGGCGGCCCGGCACATCGCCGCTCTGCTCCATCCCCGGGCGACCCCGGGAGCCGACCCCAGCTGGGCCCACGGCGACGCCGGCCTCCTCACCTTCCTCCGCCGCCTCGGTCCGCCGCCCACGGAGCCCGGCCTTCCGGCTTCAGGCCGAATGATGGGGGCGCGCGAGGAGGAACCTTCCTAG
- a CDS encoding helix-turn-helix domain-containing protein, which yields MSVAVEALPVGALLRTWRERRRFSQQELSNRSRVSTRHLSRVETGKAHPTPEMLIHLSDNLDVPLRDRNRLLLAAGYAPRYQDRRWDDASIAVVMDGLRRLLDAHLPYPALLLDDHWDIVDANAAVDQLLTGCAPELLEPPVNVVRVCLHPDGLARRIGNLAEWGSHLSQQVSHRAERTHDQRHHELATEIAGYLGEPDVSTPLTGPVITLEIDVDGNPLRFFSTSATLSTASDVALEGLHLETFLPADHETRRRFDQR from the coding sequence ATGAGCGTCGCAGTCGAAGCCCTGCCGGTCGGTGCGCTGTTGCGGACCTGGCGTGAACGACGCCGGTTCAGCCAGCAGGAGCTGTCCAACAGATCGCGGGTCTCCACCCGGCACCTCAGCCGGGTGGAGACCGGCAAGGCGCACCCGACGCCGGAGATGCTCATACATCTCTCCGACAACCTGGATGTGCCGCTGCGGGATCGCAACCGACTCCTGTTGGCCGCCGGCTACGCACCGCGCTATCAGGATCGCCGATGGGACGACGCGTCGATCGCGGTGGTGATGGACGGTCTGCGCCGGCTCCTCGACGCCCATCTGCCGTATCCCGCGCTGCTGTTGGACGATCACTGGGATATCGTCGACGCCAACGCCGCCGTCGACCAGCTGCTGACCGGTTGCGCGCCGGAGTTGCTGGAGCCGCCGGTCAACGTGGTCCGGGTCTGCCTCCATCCGGACGGGCTGGCCCGCCGGATCGGCAATCTCGCGGAGTGGGGCAGCCATCTGTCGCAGCAGGTGAGTCACCGTGCCGAGCGCACCCATGATCAGCGCCACCACGAGCTTGCCACGGAAATCGCCGGATACCTCGGCGAACCCGATGTCTCCACTCCCCTCACGGGGCCGGTGATCACTCTCGAAATCGACGTCGACGGCAACCCGCTCCGATTCTTCAGCACCTCCGCCACCCTCAGCACCGCCTCCGATGTCGCCTTGGAAGGGCTACACCTGGAGACATTCCTGCCGGCCGACCACGAGACCCGACGCCGGTTCGATCAGCGGTAG
- a CDS encoding NADP-dependent oxidoreductase: MNQRPDTSADTRTDTGTRAGATAVTVQQVARPDGFPTADLFRFVEGRLPAPSRGTALVENVYWSVDPYHREMMDGAFALNAPLEGRTIGRVIESRAPELPEGALLLHRHGWRTHAVLRPDEARLLPSHEGVPLSAHLGILGGTGLTAYVALTRIAQLQAGQDVFVSAAAGGVGTATARIGRLLGAGRLIGSAGSPAKVAHLTEHVGYDIAFDYHDGPVVDALRAAAPDGVHRTVDNVGGEHLEAAIAASRDHARIAWVGAIAQYHAAEPPPAPRNLFDLVGRSIRLEGFLVRDYPHLQQELYDFAVPHIQSGRLPLDATLVTGFDQIVNAFLGMLRGENLGKMIVGAAQPTALR; this comes from the coding sequence ATGAACCAGCGCCCCGACACCAGCGCCGACACCCGCACCGACACCGGCACCCGCGCCGGCGCCACCGCCGTCACCGTTCAGCAGGTGGCCCGCCCCGACGGGTTCCCCACCGCCGACCTCTTCCGTTTCGTCGAGGGCCGGCTGCCGGCGCCGAGCCGGGGAACGGCGCTGGTGGAGAACGTCTACTGGTCGGTCGACCCCTACCACCGGGAGATGATGGACGGCGCCTTCGCGCTGAACGCGCCCCTGGAGGGGCGCACCATCGGGCGCGTGATCGAATCGCGCGCCCCTGAACTGCCCGAAGGCGCCCTTCTGCTGCACCGGCACGGCTGGCGCACCCACGCCGTGCTGCGCCCGGACGAGGCCCGTCTGCTGCCCAGCCATGAGGGCGTGCCGCTCTCCGCCCATCTGGGCATCCTCGGCGGCACCGGTCTCACCGCGTATGTCGCCCTCACCCGGATCGCCCAACTCCAGGCGGGCCAGGACGTGTTCGTCTCGGCCGCCGCCGGCGGCGTCGGCACCGCCACCGCCCGCATCGGCCGGCTGCTCGGCGCCGGCCGGCTGATCGGCAGCGCCGGCTCGCCGGCCAAGGTCGCCCACCTCACCGAACACGTCGGCTACGACATCGCGTTCGACTACCACGACGGCCCGGTCGTCGACGCGCTGCGCGCCGCGGCGCCGGACGGCGTCCACCGCACCGTGGACAACGTGGGCGGCGAGCATCTGGAGGCGGCCATCGCCGCCTCCCGCGACCATGCCAGGATCGCGTGGGTCGGCGCGATCGCCCAGTACCACGCGGCCGAACCGCCACCGGCGCCGCGCAACCTCTTCGACCTGGTCGGCCGGTCGATCCGCCTTGAGGGCTTCCTGGTCCGCGACTACCCGCATCTCCAGCAGGAGCTGTACGACTTCGCCGTCCCGCACATCCAGTCGGGACGACTCCCCCTGGACGCCACCCTCGTCACCGGCTTCGACCAGATCGTCAACGCCTTCCTCGGCATGCTGCGCGGCGAGAACCTCGGCAAGATGATCGTCGGCGCCGCACAGCCGACGGCGCTCAGATGA
- a CDS encoding UDP-glucose dehydrogenase family protein codes for MRVSVIGCGHLGIPHAAGMAHLGHEVLGVDLDQAKVDQLNRGRAPIYEEQLPELLLKHTGTGQLRFTTSIAEAAAFADVHFLAVGTPIDSDGRSYDPGQVFGAVRALAPGLTRPCTIVGKSTVTVGTTAELTRLVRRLAPAGDGVEVVWNPEFLREGHAVHDTLRPDRLVVGLSGERAERTVREVFAPIIDDGVPLIVTTPETAELIKGAANTFLGLKVSYINAVADMCAAAGADVATLVEALGMDPRIGAGGMRPGLGYGGGCLPKDVRAFTASAASLGADDAATLLRAAERINENRPGTARRMIEDALGGRPLAGAAVTLWGAAFKAGTNDVRESPSLALAALLHRNGARLTVHDPHANAAALVRHPELDYVDDLVASCAGADVLVVGTEWPHFGDADPAALRGEVANPVVVDLRNVLDARRWRTAGWTVHQLGRPQPAVETPAGARELGWASAGGC; via the coding sequence ATGCGGGTCTCCGTCATCGGGTGTGGCCATCTCGGTATTCCGCACGCCGCCGGGATGGCGCATCTCGGGCATGAGGTGTTGGGGGTCGACCTCGATCAGGCGAAGGTCGACCAGCTCAACCGGGGGCGGGCGCCCATCTACGAGGAGCAGTTGCCGGAGCTGCTGCTCAAGCACACCGGCACGGGGCAGCTACGCTTCACCACCAGCATCGCCGAGGCCGCAGCGTTCGCCGATGTCCACTTTCTGGCCGTCGGCACCCCGATCGACAGCGATGGCCGCTCCTATGACCCCGGTCAGGTCTTCGGGGCGGTCCGGGCGTTGGCGCCGGGGCTGACGCGGCCCTGCACGATCGTCGGCAAGTCCACGGTCACCGTGGGCACCACCGCCGAACTGACCCGGCTGGTCAGGCGGTTGGCGCCGGCAGGGGACGGTGTCGAGGTGGTGTGGAACCCGGAGTTCCTGCGGGAGGGGCATGCCGTCCACGACACGTTGCGCCCTGACCGGCTGGTCGTCGGCCTCAGCGGAGAGCGGGCGGAGCGGACCGTGCGGGAGGTGTTCGCGCCGATCATCGACGACGGTGTGCCGCTGATCGTCACCACTCCCGAGACAGCCGAGCTGATCAAGGGCGCGGCCAACACCTTCCTCGGGCTGAAGGTGTCCTATATCAACGCCGTCGCCGACATGTGCGCCGCCGCCGGGGCGGATGTCGCCACGCTGGTCGAGGCGTTGGGCATGGATCCGCGCATCGGGGCCGGTGGGATGCGGCCTGGGCTCGGGTACGGCGGCGGCTGCCTGCCCAAGGATGTGCGTGCCTTCACCGCCTCCGCCGCGTCGCTCGGCGCCGACGACGCGGCCACGCTGCTGCGCGCGGCCGAACGGATCAACGAGAACCGGCCCGGCACCGCGCGGCGCATGATTGAGGACGCCCTCGGCGGGCGACCGTTGGCGGGCGCGGCCGTCACCCTCTGGGGCGCCGCCTTCAAGGCGGGAACTAACGACGTCAGGGAGTCTCCCTCGCTGGCCCTGGCCGCCCTGCTCCACCGGAATGGGGCGCGGCTCACCGTGCACGATCCGCATGCCAACGCGGCGGCGCTCGTTCGTCACCCCGAGTTGGACTATGTCGACGACCTGGTCGCTTCCTGTGCGGGGGCCGACGTGTTGGTGGTCGGCACGGAGTGGCCCCACTTCGGAGACGCGGACCCGGCGGCGCTGCGCGGCGAGGTGGCGAACCCGGTGGTCGTCGACCTGCGCAACGTTCTGGACGCGCGGCGCTGGCGCACGGCCGGCTGGACCGTGCACCAACTCGGACGCCCACAGCCGGCTGTGGAGACCCCGGCGGGGGCCCGGGAGTTGGGGTGGGCCTCCGCCGGGGGGTGTTGA